Proteins encoded by one window of Gemmatimonadota bacterium:
- a CDS encoding NADPH-dependent FMN reductase, translated as MHILAISGSLRAGASNTAVLQAAVLLSPPGVTITLYDGLGALPHFNPDLDSPDGRALPAIVADLRRQVGQADALLISCPEYAHGIPGSFKNLLDWLVGSTEFPDKPVALLNTSPLSVHAPAQLAEVLTTMNARLIPEACVTVQPRRRGDSAATIAADPELSSTLRGAIAAVLRN; from the coding sequence ATGCACATCCTCGCCATTTCCGGCAGCCTCCGCGCAGGCGCCTCCAACACGGCTGTCCTCCAGGCCGCGGTGCTTCTCTCGCCGCCGGGCGTGACCATCACACTTTACGACGGCCTCGGTGCGCTGCCGCATTTCAATCCCGATCTGGATTCGCCGGACGGACGTGCGCTACCGGCAATCGTTGCGGACCTGAGAAGGCAGGTCGGGCAGGCTGACGCGCTGCTCATTTCCTGCCCCGAATACGCGCACGGGATTCCCGGATCGTTCAAGAACCTGCTCGACTGGCTGGTGGGCAGCACCGAATTTCCTGATAAACCTGTCGCGCTTCTCAACACGTCGCCCCTGTCGGTGCACGCTCCGGCTCAGCTCGCCGAAGTTCTCACGACGATGAACGCGCGACTGATTCCGGAAGCGTGTGTCACCGTGCAACCTCGGCGCCGCGGTGACAGCGCCGCCACCATCGCAGCCGATCCGGAGCTATCGTCCACGCTGCGCGGCGCCATCGCTGCCGTGCTTCGCAACTAA
- a CDS encoding carbonic anhydrase — MMSAHEALDRLRNGNRDFVARMQGGDVALSDSRRSELPQDQNPFAIILGCSDSRVPAEIVFNQGLGDLFVIRVAGNIVAPSQVGSVEFAAARYDTALVVVLGHTQCGGILATLEALQQPGEKLSPGLKSIVDRVRPSVAPLLKTDLRNDLDSLVRHAVRANVAVSVNHLRHASALIEQLIQDGKLAVVGAEYSLETGAVDFFDTAGAE, encoded by the coding sequence ATGATGTCAGCACATGAAGCACTGGACCGTCTGAGGAACGGGAATCGAGACTTCGTCGCGCGCATGCAGGGCGGCGACGTGGCGCTCAGCGATTCACGCCGATCTGAATTGCCACAGGATCAGAACCCATTCGCGATCATACTCGGCTGCTCCGATTCGCGAGTGCCTGCCGAGATCGTCTTCAATCAGGGACTCGGCGATCTCTTCGTGATTCGCGTTGCCGGAAACATCGTGGCGCCATCGCAGGTGGGGAGCGTGGAGTTTGCTGCCGCGCGCTACGACACGGCGTTGGTGGTGGTGCTGGGGCACACCCAGTGCGGCGGCATTCTGGCGACACTGGAAGCGCTTCAGCAGCCGGGCGAAAAGCTGTCACCCGGTCTCAAGTCGATCGTGGATCGTGTACGGCCGTCTGTAGCGCCATTGCTAAAGACTGACTTGCGGAACGATCTGGATTCGCTGGTTCGCCATGCCGTGCGGGCGAACGTCGCTGTATCGGTAAATCATCTACGACATGCGTCGGCGCTCATCGAGCAGCTGATTCAGGATGGCAAGCTCGCGGTCGTGGGTGCGGAGTACTCGCTCGAGACTGGGGCGGTGGACTTCTTCGATACGGCGGGCGCGGAGTAG
- a CDS encoding M20/M25/M40 family metallo-hydrolase: MTTTHSNRLTSTEAPMTHSSRFHLVSAAALALGCMVAQPTQLLAQNKTPMPDISREVAEAKATLAMPVVQRAMKYVEGKQADPKELIDTWIGLCNAAGPSGDEIYRSTHIKKLFQIYGLEDVHIDGALNVIGVRPGTGGGPKVVLNAHEDQISIFSKDQPIEAFVADGRVWCPGAGDDLIGIVQMITILEAMNASNMQTKGDVWFVTFTGEETDFRGGRHFARSNYPHHIDWSKGDVVMQFHGQGGGGATTGSTPLIDDAKLWFFTPFEREIKGQAGSDRRWRSHGIDALAKAIIGIREQLTDPTRDCLRCSDGGERAQFYVNMAMVQGMPVRNTPGSEAWVRLDLRSETKVGMERAHSEIMRVAKEACKDIEGCRYQLEVMSRLGLETEIPGWDKVNNRGARMASATSQVLYGNPGLIDPTRGCGDCQGTYMEGLPSMSFRGDVVDYGKGKFERTAKYAQYGGLESPVRLRTSGHHATQSQQIVTLWAAAKHGLLFTATYAGVSDGKDNGRGTDN, translated from the coding sequence ATGACGACGACGCATTCGAACCGGCTCACATCGACGGAGGCCCCAATGACGCATTCATCCAGGTTCCATCTCGTATCAGCTGCGGCGCTGGCGCTCGGTTGCATGGTCGCGCAGCCAACGCAACTGCTCGCGCAGAACAAGACGCCCATGCCCGACATTTCCAGAGAGGTTGCGGAGGCAAAGGCGACGTTGGCGATGCCGGTGGTGCAGCGGGCGATGAAGTATGTCGAGGGGAAACAAGCCGATCCCAAGGAACTGATCGACACATGGATCGGGTTGTGCAATGCGGCTGGCCCGTCCGGTGACGAGATCTATCGCTCGACGCATATCAAGAAGCTCTTCCAGATCTACGGGCTGGAGGATGTACACATTGATGGCGCGCTCAACGTGATTGGCGTACGTCCGGGGACGGGTGGCGGGCCCAAGGTTGTGCTGAATGCGCATGAAGATCAGATCTCGATCTTCTCCAAAGACCAGCCGATCGAAGCGTTCGTTGCCGATGGCCGCGTGTGGTGCCCTGGCGCAGGTGACGATCTCATCGGCATCGTTCAGATGATCACCATTCTCGAAGCGATGAACGCTTCGAACATGCAAACCAAGGGTGATGTCTGGTTTGTTACGTTCACAGGCGAGGAAACTGATTTCCGCGGTGGGCGACACTTTGCCAGGTCCAACTACCCGCACCACATCGACTGGTCTAAAGGCGATGTGGTGATGCAATTCCACGGGCAGGGCGGCGGCGGTGCCACAACCGGGAGCACGCCACTGATCGACGATGCAAAGCTTTGGTTCTTCACGCCGTTCGAGCGTGAGATCAAGGGCCAGGCGGGATCGGACCGACGGTGGCGCTCGCATGGTATCGATGCACTTGCGAAAGCGATCATCGGGATTCGCGAACAACTCACCGATCCGACGCGCGATTGTCTGCGATGCTCGGATGGCGGCGAGCGGGCACAGTTCTACGTCAACATGGCAATGGTCCAGGGAATGCCGGTCCGGAACACGCCTGGATCAGAAGCGTGGGTTCGACTCGATCTGCGGTCCGAGACGAAGGTGGGAATGGAGCGGGCGCACTCTGAAATCATGCGCGTAGCGAAGGAAGCGTGCAAGGACATCGAGGGCTGCCGCTACCAGCTGGAAGTGATGAGCCGGCTCGGACTCGAGACGGAAATCCCGGGCTGGGACAAGGTCAACAATCGCGGCGCGCGCATGGCCTCTGCGACATCGCAGGTGCTGTACGGAAATCCCGGCCTGATCGATCCCACGCGGGGATGCGGTGATTGCCAGGGCACCTACATGGAAGGATTGCCGTCGATGTCCTTCCGTGGCGACGTCGTGGATTATGGGAAGGGGAAGTTCGAGCGCACCGCGAAATACGCGCAGTACGGCGGCCTTGAATCACCCGTAAGGTTGAGGACCAGCGGGCATCACGCCACGCAGAGTCAGCAGATTGTGACCCTGTGGGCCGCCGCCAAGCACGGCCTGCTGTTCACTGCAACGTACGCGGGCGTGAGTGATGGCAAGGACAACGGACGTGGCACCGACAACTAG
- a CDS encoding CocE/NonD family hydrolase, with product MIKAARQFLCTAVSLLAVVPALPAQRRPPRDTVLVAHRDSLEKALEAIAIIDRKLMIPMRDGKKMQFDVYRPRNVAKAPAIFSRTPYNMNYWDVKLGAPADMSAQLEAVKRGYAYVMANERGHFFSEGNYDILGPPLTDGVDEIQWISSQPWSNGKVGLVGCSSTAEWQMGVAAQAPKGLAAINPQGFGAGVGRVKPYFEQGNWYRGGAVQMLFIDWLEGEQNQVRPMFPSNTSQADLIRAARGFDLADQLPPVDWKEAFWYLPEQDMIEAHGGPHGIFADSMPVATGGAMIKRTPNDPAWYRGGLFNDSMKINVPGLWFMSWYDVSIGPNLATYNYVRKTADPAIANEQYAVIAPTLHCSYTRATENTIVGERSVGDARLDYNALTYGWFDTFLKGEKTGLLDTLPKVRYYVMGINKWQTSDSWPPKGASPMTFYLSSNGKANTLNGDGMLTMAAPSKDTPDNFTYDPMHPVMSNGGNVCCQANALTGGALDQRKAEENDGILVYTTEPLKEGMEVSGPVQFTTYVSSDRKDTDITVKLIDVYPDGRAYNLDETIQRLRYRNGYDKPVEWMQPGKVYKVALQPMTTSNYFEAGHRIRIEVSSSNFPRFDRNLNTGGNNYDETQPLVAHNSVHHSKQYPSSLTITVVKQPKK from the coding sequence ATGATCAAGGCTGCTCGCCAATTCCTCTGCACCGCGGTGAGCTTGCTCGCGGTGGTACCGGCGCTACCTGCGCAACGCCGTCCGCCGCGTGACACCGTACTGGTAGCACATCGCGACTCGCTCGAGAAGGCGCTCGAGGCCATCGCGATCATCGATCGCAAGCTGATGATACCGATGCGTGACGGCAAGAAGATGCAGTTCGACGTTTACAGGCCAAGGAACGTGGCCAAGGCGCCGGCGATCTTCAGTCGTACCCCATACAACATGAATTACTGGGACGTCAAGCTTGGCGCACCGGCGGACATGAGCGCGCAGCTCGAAGCGGTGAAGCGTGGCTACGCCTACGTGATGGCGAACGAGCGCGGTCACTTCTTCTCGGAAGGCAACTACGACATTCTGGGACCGCCGTTGACAGACGGTGTGGATGAGATCCAGTGGATATCGTCGCAGCCGTGGTCGAACGGGAAGGTCGGCCTGGTGGGCTGTTCGTCGACTGCAGAATGGCAGATGGGTGTTGCCGCACAGGCACCGAAGGGTCTTGCCGCCATCAATCCGCAGGGATTCGGTGCGGGTGTGGGCCGCGTCAAGCCTTACTTCGAGCAGGGCAACTGGTATCGTGGTGGTGCGGTGCAGATGCTGTTCATCGACTGGCTCGAGGGTGAGCAGAACCAGGTGCGGCCGATGTTCCCGTCCAACACGTCGCAGGCGGATCTCATTCGCGCTGCGCGCGGGTTCGATCTCGCGGATCAGTTGCCACCAGTGGACTGGAAGGAAGCGTTTTGGTATCTGCCGGAGCAGGACATGATCGAGGCGCACGGCGGACCGCACGGAATATTCGCCGACTCGATGCCGGTCGCGACCGGTGGTGCAATGATCAAGCGCACGCCGAACGATCCAGCGTGGTATCGTGGCGGCCTCTTCAACGACAGCATGAAGATCAACGTGCCGGGACTGTGGTTCATGTCGTGGTACGACGTGTCGATCGGGCCGAACCTCGCGACGTACAACTACGTGCGGAAGACAGCGGATCCGGCGATCGCGAACGAGCAGTACGCGGTGATCGCGCCGACCTTGCACTGCTCGTACACGCGTGCGACGGAGAACACGATCGTTGGGGAGCGGAGCGTTGGCGATGCCCGTCTTGACTACAACGCGCTGACGTACGGCTGGTTCGACACGTTCCTCAAGGGCGAGAAGACGGGCCTGCTCGACACGCTGCCCAAGGTGCGCTACTACGTGATGGGGATCAACAAGTGGCAGACGTCGGATTCATGGCCGCCGAAGGGTGCGTCACCGATGACGTTCTATCTGTCGAGCAACGGCAAGGCCAACACGCTGAACGGTGACGGCATGCTGACGATGGCTGCACCGTCGAAGGATACGCCGGACAACTTCACGTACGATCCGATGCATCCGGTGATGTCGAACGGCGGCAACGTGTGCTGTCAGGCGAATGCGTTGACTGGTGGCGCACTGGATCAGAGGAAGGCCGAGGAGAACGACGGGATACTGGTTTACACGACGGAGCCCCTCAAGGAAGGGATGGAAGTGAGTGGACCGGTGCAGTTCACGACGTACGTGTCGTCGGACAGAAAGGATACGGACATAACGGTGAAGTTGATCGACGTGTATCCTGACGGGCGAGCGTACAACCTGGACGAGACGATTCAGCGGCTGCGTTATCGGAACGGTTACGACAAGCCGGTGGAGTGGATGCAGCCTGGCAAGGTGTACAAGGTCGCGCTGCAGCCGATGACGACGAGCAATTATTTCGAGGCGGGCCATCGCATTCGCATCGAAGTATCGAGCAGCAACTTCCCGCGTTTCGATCGCAATCTGAACACTGGCGGGAACAACTACGACGAAACGCAGCCGTTGGTGGCGCACAACAGCGTCCACCATTCAAAGCAGTATCCGTCGTCGTTGACGATCACTGTGGTGAAGCAGCCGAAGAAGTAG
- a CDS encoding S9 family peptidase, which yields MRRLLMRSCVAMGYTRATCLTALGAAALITSTRTVGAQQRYSVDDFMTVTGVKDFLWAPDGRTIYFINSSIETGTAEVFRANVTGGVPVQLTRTFVPELGTTPVANRAEPKANLALSADGSRLFFTSSRYFQAIDNIFSMPASGGAVVQHTFDDAIIETSPAPSPDGKTLAYFSRNARGTKIQLLDLQSPRAWPRYFVGDKEQERDPVWSPDGKTLAFTRSGDIWIQPVSGGTARRLVATGNPSVSSPVWSPDGTRVAVVSSQSGFSQIAVVDVATGAVTPITYAPRENTSPSWSPDGRTLAFIVSDGLGLSTQLAIASSAGTDEPKLLTTGRGVRSSPQFSPDGRSIGYVESTATRTSDVWTIPAAGGTPRSVTSSMGRVDPARLSTPEEVTFNAVDNLPLRALLFKPPGFDPKKKYPVIIALHGHPTHWDHSMNLLWQSVIDKGFVLIAPNPRGSVGMGHGFHELHVGDYGGTEFEDIMRSVEFLRTLPYVDMTRKATWGGSGGGYMSLVLATQVPDTFRAQVIRAPVSSWKWLAMERYVSPGRFATANRDPQRAREEFGGAYTDIPERYDERSPLNFVENVKVPQLLMHGMRDGSVPPNESRRWVAKMRELEKGDLITYVEYPDEEHSLLRYRTTLRDQMERIPFFLATQLEMPDMLSRLKAK from the coding sequence ATGAGACGTCTCCTGATGCGCTCATGCGTGGCAATGGGTTACACGCGTGCCACCTGTCTCACCGCGTTGGGTGCTGCGGCGCTGATTACGTCTACGCGAACCGTTGGCGCGCAGCAGCGATACAGCGTGGATGATTTCATGACTGTGACGGGCGTAAAGGATTTCCTCTGGGCGCCTGACGGTCGCACCATCTATTTCATCAACTCCTCCATCGAAACGGGAACGGCGGAGGTGTTTCGGGCCAATGTCACCGGTGGTGTGCCGGTACAGCTCACGCGCACGTTCGTGCCGGAGCTGGGGACGACGCCCGTGGCGAATCGCGCCGAGCCAAAGGCGAATCTGGCGTTGAGCGCTGACGGATCACGCCTGTTCTTTACGAGCTCGAGATACTTTCAGGCGATCGACAACATCTTCTCGATGCCAGCATCGGGAGGCGCAGTTGTTCAGCATACGTTCGACGATGCGATCATCGAAACGTCTCCGGCGCCTTCGCCCGACGGCAAGACGCTGGCGTACTTCAGTCGCAACGCGCGCGGAACGAAGATACAGCTTCTTGACCTGCAGTCTCCGCGAGCGTGGCCGCGTTACTTTGTTGGCGATAAGGAACAGGAGCGGGATCCGGTCTGGTCGCCGGACGGAAAGACTCTCGCATTTACACGGTCTGGCGACATTTGGATTCAGCCGGTGTCCGGCGGAACGGCCAGGCGACTGGTCGCGACAGGTAATCCGTCTGTATCGTCACCGGTGTGGTCACCGGACGGAACGCGCGTGGCAGTCGTGTCGAGTCAGAGCGGCTTCTCGCAAATTGCCGTTGTAGATGTGGCAACCGGTGCAGTGACGCCGATTACGTACGCGCCGCGCGAGAACACATCGCCGTCATGGTCGCCAGACGGACGCACTCTCGCTTTCATCGTGAGTGATGGACTGGGTCTGAGCACTCAGCTCGCGATTGCGTCGAGCGCCGGAACAGATGAGCCAAAGCTGCTGACGACAGGCAGGGGGGTTCGCTCCAGCCCTCAATTCTCACCCGACGGACGCAGCATCGGATACGTGGAGTCGACTGCGACGCGCACGTCCGACGTCTGGACGATACCAGCAGCCGGCGGCACACCGCGAAGCGTGACCAGTTCCATGGGACGCGTGGATCCAGCTCGTCTGAGCACACCTGAAGAGGTGACGTTCAACGCTGTCGACAATCTTCCGCTGCGTGCGCTGCTGTTCAAGCCGCCCGGATTCGATCCCAAGAAGAAATATCCTGTCATCATCGCACTGCACGGACATCCGACGCACTGGGATCACTCGATGAACCTGCTGTGGCAATCGGTGATCGACAAGGGCTTCGTGCTGATTGCGCCCAACCCGCGCGGATCCGTGGGAATGGGGCACGGGTTCCATGAACTTCACGTTGGTGATTACGGCGGCACCGAGTTCGAGGACATCATGCGCTCGGTCGAATTCCTGCGGACGCTGCCGTACGTCGACATGACGCGCAAGGCAACCTGGGGCGGAAGCGGCGGCGGCTACATGAGCCTGGTTCTCGCAACCCAGGTCCCCGACACGTTCCGCGCCCAGGTCATTCGCGCTCCCGTGTCATCGTGGAAGTGGCTGGCGATGGAGCGATACGTATCACCAGGCCGTTTCGCGACTGCAAATCGCGACCCGCAGCGCGCACGGGAGGAATTCGGAGGGGCCTACACGGACATTCCGGAGCGGTATGACGAACGGTCACCGCTGAACTTTGTCGAAAACGTCAAGGTGCCGCAGTTGCTCATGCACGGCATGCGTGACGGTTCCGTGCCGCCGAACGAATCGCGCCGGTGGGTGGCGAAGATGCGCGAGCTCGAGAAGGGCGATCTGATCACGTACGTGGAATATCCCGACGAGGAGCATTCCCTCCTGCGTTATCGCACCACGCTGCGCGACCAGATGGAGCGCATTCCATTCTTTCTCGCGACACAACTGGAAATGCCGGACATGCTCTCACGCCTGAAGGCGAAATGA
- a CDS encoding nuclear transport factor 2 family protein, whose product MRRLFEGLAWSVIIALGAVPNPAGGQGTPVASSGTFRPLLDAEYSATVRGDTAALGAMLADDLVWIVGANGSEMTKTQLLNAAARFHAPAPRFTVDSVRAERFGNVATVEYRRTDHWPQGTGEFATSWKALDVFALHKGRWLLERHTQVWLVSPVTPISLDSASMGAFVGRYEIGPGYVDDVHWEGANLVATASGQRTGARLVPVAANVFSPDGDGALISFQRDASGRVLGYVQGYPDGRVIRAPKLGMVQSDSTSIASRVKREIEPLLAEMMTAANAHDTDRFMGAYMRDPSFVFVINGTVMNGWDAVRAQQLKWWNNGKSDVVYSYVGEPEFTVLSSDAAVVTERMSARRTLANGQTTTGELAVTMMMQKRPEGWRAVQVHESTAPPPATPAK is encoded by the coding sequence ATGCGTCGTCTATTCGAAGGTCTGGCCTGGAGCGTAATAATAGCGCTCGGCGCGGTGCCGAACCCTGCCGGCGGACAGGGTACGCCCGTTGCATCGAGTGGCACATTTCGCCCGCTGCTGGACGCGGAATACAGTGCGACAGTGCGGGGTGACACCGCCGCACTCGGTGCCATGCTGGCTGACGATCTGGTATGGATCGTTGGCGCGAACGGCAGCGAGATGACAAAGACACAATTGCTGAATGCGGCTGCACGATTCCACGCTCCCGCACCTCGATTCACCGTCGACAGTGTGCGCGCCGAGCGCTTTGGCAATGTCGCGACCGTCGAGTACCGTCGCACGGATCACTGGCCACAGGGCACCGGCGAGTTTGCAACATCGTGGAAGGCGCTGGACGTGTTCGCGCTGCACAAGGGACGGTGGCTGCTGGAGCGGCACACACAGGTATGGCTGGTTTCACCCGTCACTCCGATATCGCTCGACTCCGCGTCGATGGGCGCGTTCGTGGGACGCTATGAGATCGGGCCTGGCTACGTCGATGATGTGCACTGGGAAGGGGCGAATCTCGTCGCAACTGCATCGGGGCAGAGGACGGGCGCGCGCCTCGTACCGGTCGCTGCCAATGTGTTCAGTCCGGACGGCGATGGCGCGCTCATCTCGTTCCAGCGTGATGCGAGTGGACGCGTGCTCGGATACGTGCAGGGATATCCGGATGGTCGTGTGATTCGCGCGCCGAAGCTGGGCATGGTACAATCGGATTCGACGTCCATCGCGTCGAGGGTGAAGCGGGAGATCGAGCCGTTGCTCGCCGAGATGATGACAGCGGCGAATGCGCACGACACAGATCGTTTCATGGGGGCTTACATGCGCGATCCATCGTTCGTCTTCGTGATCAACGGGACTGTGATGAACGGTTGGGACGCGGTGCGCGCACAGCAGCTCAAGTGGTGGAACAATGGAAAATCCGATGTCGTGTACAGCTACGTTGGCGAGCCGGAGTTCACGGTGCTGAGCTCCGATGCGGCGGTCGTGACCGAGAGGATGAGCGCGCGCAGAACCCTGGCGAACGGCCAGACCACGACCGGCGAGCTTGCCGTCACGATGATGATGCAGAAACGTCCGGAGGGGTGGCGTGCTGTGCAGGTGCATGAATCGACAGCGCCACCACCCGCGACGCCGGCCAAATGA
- a CDS encoding ATP-binding protein, producing the protein MIPEPLVLSWSGGKDSSLALAALRGDPRYEVLALQTSMTRGYDRVSIHGVRRALVEAQAAAAGLPLIEITLEQQSSNDAYETAFKESLGRVRGEYPEVRRIAFGDLFLADVREYRERLVGAAGFGALFPLWGRDTRALAHEFIAAGFRAHLVCVDTTQLSAEFAGREFDAALIADLPASVDPCGERGEFHTFVSEGPIFTQALGVTRGESVLRDNRFMFCDLLPAAGYPGAP; encoded by the coding sequence ATGATTCCTGAGCCACTTGTACTGAGCTGGAGCGGCGGCAAGGACAGCAGTCTCGCGCTCGCTGCGTTGCGCGGCGACCCGCGTTATGAGGTGCTGGCTCTCCAGACGAGCATGACACGCGGTTACGATCGTGTGAGCATCCATGGTGTCCGGCGCGCACTGGTGGAGGCACAAGCTGCTGCCGCGGGATTGCCGTTGATCGAGATTACGCTCGAGCAGCAATCGTCGAACGATGCATACGAAACCGCGTTCAAGGAGTCGCTCGGACGTGTGCGGGGCGAATATCCGGAAGTGCGGCGGATCGCGTTCGGTGACCTCTTTCTTGCCGATGTTCGCGAGTATCGCGAGCGGCTGGTTGGTGCGGCCGGCTTCGGCGCGCTGTTTCCGCTATGGGGACGCGATACACGTGCGCTGGCGCACGAATTCATCGCAGCGGGATTTCGCGCGCATCTCGTTTGCGTAGACACTACTCAGTTATCCGCCGAGTTCGCGGGTCGTGAGTTCGACGCAGCTCTGATCGCGGATCTGCCGGCGAGCGTGGATCCATGTGGCGAGCGGGGCGAATTTCACACTTTCGTGTCGGAAGGCCCTATTTTCACTCAAGCACTCGGTGTGACGCGTGGTGAAAGTGTGCTGCGGGATAATCGTTTCATGTTCTGCGATCTCCTGCCGGCCGCCGGATACCCGGGCGCGCCGTGA
- a CDS encoding polymer-forming cytoskeletal protein — MAIWKEQTSVKKDSSPLSLTPDPEVQPQTSADLPPANEPVRRSPSATPERKNAESVISAGLSIEGTITGNGDVRIAGQFKGDVNVQGSLTIEAGAKLVGGVRASNVVIDGELEGNIEGATRVELRSTGVLNGNLNTGSLTVAAGSRMRGQVEFGWAKDGPQRSDATAGRSIA; from the coding sequence ATGGCAATCTGGAAGGAACAGACCTCGGTCAAAAAGGATTCTTCACCGCTGTCGTTGACGCCAGACCCCGAGGTCCAGCCTCAGACGTCCGCCGATCTTCCGCCGGCGAACGAGCCCGTGCGCCGCAGCCCGAGTGCGACTCCGGAGCGGAAGAATGCCGAGTCGGTAATCTCGGCAGGACTCTCGATCGAGGGGACGATTACGGGTAACGGAGACGTGCGCATCGCCGGCCAGTTCAAAGGCGACGTGAACGTGCAGGGGAGTCTCACGATCGAAGCGGGCGCGAAGCTGGTTGGCGGCGTGCGCGCGAGCAACGTCGTGATCGATGGTGAGCTCGAGGGCAACATCGAAGGTGCGACACGCGTGGAGCTGCGTTCTACGGGCGTGCTGAACGGCAATCTCAACACCGGCTCGCTCACTGTCGCGGCGGGATCGCGCATGCGTGGGCAGGTGGAGTTCGGGTGGGCCAAGGATGGTCCACAGCGCTCGGATGCGACGGCGGGGCGCAGCATCGCGTGA